Sequence from the Corallococcus sp. EGB genome:
GAGGTCGTGCGGCTGGTCAACGAGCCCACCGCGGCGGCGCTGGCATACGGCCTGTCGCGCGGCTTCGAGGGCAGCGCGCTGGTGTTCGACCTGGGCGGCGGCACCTTCGACGTGTCCATCCTGGACGTGAAGGCGGGCGTCTTCGAGGTGAAGGCCACGGGCGGCGACCACGCGCTGGGCGGCGAGGACTTCGATCAGCGCATCGTCCAGTGGCTGCTGGCCCAGGTGGAGGAGCCCTTCCAGGAGGCGGTGTCCCGGGACGCGCAGTCGCTGCGGCGCCTGAAGGTGGCGGCGGAGGCGGCCAAGCGCGAGCTCACCGACCACGAGGAGGCCACCATCTCCGTGTCCGGCCTGGGCGACCACACGGCGGGCGTGAAGCGCTTCACGGAGATCAACACCGCGCTCACCCGCAGCTTCTTCGAGACCCTGTCCGAGCCGCTGTCGCGCCGGTGCCTGGAGGTCTGCCAGAGCGTGATGGAGGAGGCGCGGATGGATCCGCGCTCGGTGGACGTGGTGCTGCTGGTGGGCGGGATGACCCGCGTGCCGCTGGTGCGCCGGCTGGTGGCGGACTTCTTCGGCCGCGCGCCCTCCACGGACGTGCACCCGGACGAGGCCGTGGCGCTGGGCGCCGCGGTGCAGGCGGACGAGCTGGTCCGCCAGGCGGGCCAGGCGCTGCTGTTGGACGTGGCCAGCCAGAGCCTGGGCGTGGGCGTGATGGGCGGGCGCGTGAAGCGGCTCATCCCCAAGAACACGGGCGTGCCCGTGGTGGCCAGGGACATCTTCTTCCCGGGCACCTCCGGCCAGGCCGAAGCGCGCATCCCCGTGTACCAGGGGGAGAGCGAGTTCCAGGACGAGAACCACAAGCTGGGCGAGGTGGTGCTCAAGAACCTGCACGTCGCCAACCGCGGGGAGACGCCGCTGGAGGTCGTCTTCGAATTGTCCGGCGAGGGCATCCTCGCGGTGAAGGCCACCGACCTGACCTCCGGCAACATGGAGCTGGTGCGCCTGGAGGCCCGGGCCGGCCTGCCGCAGGGCGAGGCGGAGAAGCTGGGCCAGGAGCAGTCCAGCTACGCCCAGGCGCAGGGCGTGGTGGACGCGCGCAAGGCGGAGGAGACCTTCCGCAAGCTGCTCGAGCGCGGGGAGAAGCTGGCCCGCCTGCTCCAGCAGAGCGCCCGGGAGAACCCCAGCCCGGAGGCCGAGTCGGCCGTGGGCACCGTGCAGCAGCTGCTGGTGGGCGGCAAGGACGCGCTGGCCGCCGGTGACGCCGCGCAGTGCGCTCTCATTGCCCGT
This genomic interval carries:
- a CDS encoding Hsp70 family protein, yielding MQEPVIGIDLGTTNSVVATVEDGRPRLIPSRSGGRLTPSVVGLTRAGDRLVGQPAQALGEEHPDAVVWATKRFLGRRYTPELVQQAKAVVPYPLVAGPTGDVRVKMSGRVMPVTQVSAFILGELRLDAQAHFGRDVRKCVITVPANFDDNQRQATREAAAIAGLEVVRLVNEPTAAALAYGLSRGFEGSALVFDLGGGTFDVSILDVKAGVFEVKATGGDHALGGEDFDQRIVQWLLAQVEEPFQEAVSRDAQSLRRLKVAAEAAKRELTDHEEATISVSGLGDHTAGVKRFTEINTALTRSFFETLSEPLSRRCLEVCQSVMEEARMDPRSVDVVLLVGGMTRVPLVRRLVADFFGRAPSTDVHPDEAVALGAAVQADELVRQAGQALLLDVASQSLGVGVMGGRVKRLIPKNTGVPVVARDIFFPGTSGQAEARIPVYQGESEFQDENHKLGEVVLKNLHVANRGETPLEVVFELSGEGILAVKATDLTSGNMELVRLEARAGLPQGEAEKLGQEQSSYAQAQGVVDARKAEETFRKLLERGEKLARLLQQSARENPSPEAESAVGTVQQLLVGGKDALAAGDAAQCALIARQLTKLLSGRAEPRG